A genome region from Macrobrachium rosenbergii isolate ZJJX-2024 chromosome 42, ASM4041242v1, whole genome shotgun sequence includes the following:
- the LOC136827944 gene encoding long-chain-fatty-acid--CoA ligase ACSBG2-like has translation MAESGQDQTKYLKGPDQIIPSDVLKTWEPMGAVKLKMTKSGVDANPPISVPSLLRRAADKFPDVKALCVKRDGAWKSITYREYFAKVCTLAKAFIKLGLERFHGVCILGFNSPEWFISDLAAIFAGGFACGIYTTNSPEACEHCAISSRAQIFVVENQKQLDKVLEIRERLPDLKAIIQYIGKPTSAGVLSWDDVMALGEKEPEEQLDYRLSCIAANQCCTLIFTSGTTGPPKGVMLSHDNMTWTAHANSVNIDFALGKEVVISFLPLSHVAAQMSDMYMCMYSGVSVYFAQPDALKGSLAATMKEVRPTVLLSVPRVWEKIYEKLMEVGKSTKGMKKSVATWAKSIGSEICERRQKQDFGKPVLYPIANKILFKKIKKALGLDRCKIFISAAAPISNEILRYFHSINVPLTEIYGMSESCGPHTVGVETAFKIGSCGRTPPGFYTKLLDKDKDGNGEICMNGRHISMGYLHMEGETHEAIDDEGWLHTGDIGHLDLDNFLFITGRIKELIVTAGGENVAPVIIEETLKGELPCIGNCMLIGDRRKFLSALLTMKTDMDMDTGEPMGTLQPLALDWCKSVGSQAKTTRDILEGPDEKVMRAIQAGIDRTNSKAISNAQRIQKWQILPKDFSIPGGELGPTMKVKRSFVAEKYSDIIERLYDV, from the exons ATGGCCGAGTCTGGACAGGACCAAACAAAATACTTGAAAG GGCCCGATCAAATCATTCCATCGGATGTCCTGAAGACATGGGAACCAATGGGGGCTGTGAagctaaaaatgacaaaaagtggAGTAGATGCTAATCCACCAATCTCTGTGCCTAGTCTTTTGAGGAGAGCAGCTGATAA GTTTCCTGATGTTAAAGCTCTTTGTGTGAAGAGGGATGGAGCCTGGAAGTCTATAACATACCGGGAATATTTTGCTAAAGTTTGTACCTTGGCTAAAGCCTTCATCAAACTAGGCCTAGAGCGATTCCATGGGGTGTGCATTCTTGGCTTCAATTCCCCTGAATGGTTCATTTCTGACCTTGCTGCCATATTTGCAGG AGGATTTGCCTGTGGGATCTACACAACGAATTCTCCAGAAGCATGTGAACATTGTGCAATAAGTAGTAGAGCACAAATATTCGTTGTTGAGAACCAAAAGCAACTGGACAAAGTCTTAGAGATTCGTGAACGCTTGCCTGACCTGAAAGCGATCATCCAGTACATTGGGAAACCAACATCAGCGGGAGTCTTGAGCTGGGATGATGTCATGGCTCTAGGGGAAAAAGAACCAGAGGAGCAACTTGACTACAGACTTAGCTGCATTGCTGCCAATCAGTGTTGCACACTGATCTTCACTTCAGGAACAACTGGGCCGCCCAAAGGAGTTATGCTCAGCCATGACAACATGACTTGGACTGCTCATGCTAATTCTGTCAATATAGATTTTGCCCTTGGGAAAGAGGTAGTGATCAGCTTCTTACCCTTGTCTCATGTTGCAGCACAAATGTCtgatatgtacatgtgtatgtactcAGGGGTGTCAGTGTACTTTGCTCAGCCTGATGCTCTGAAAGGCAGTTTAGCTGCAACTATGAAAGAAGTACGACCAACTGTGCTTTTGAGCGTTCCTCGTGTCTGGGAGAAGATATATGAAAAGTTAATGGAAGTTGGTAAAAGCACGAAGGGAATGAAAAAATCTGTTGCCACATGGGCGAAGTCAATTGGCTCAGAAATATGTGAACGCAGACAAAAGCAAGACTTTGGAAAACCTGTCTTATACCCCATTGCtaacaaaatacttttcaaaaaaataaaaaaggctctGGGACTTGACAGatgcaaaattttcatttcagcagCAGCTccaatttcaaatgaaattttacgaTACTTCCACAGCATTAACGTCCCTCTCACAGAAATCTATGGAATGTCAGAGTCCTGTGGTCCTCATACTGTGGGCGTTGAGACAGCTTTCAAAATCGGAAGTTGTGGTCGCACACCTCCTGGTTTCTATACTAAGTTACTGGACAAGGACAAGGATGGAAATGGGGAAATTTGCATGAATGGTCGCCATATATCTATGGGTTATCTACATATGGAGGGTGAAACCCACGAAGCCATAGATGATGAAGGTTGGTTACACACGGGTGACATAGGTCACCTCGACTTGGATAATTTCTTGTTCATCACTGGTCGAATAAAGGAACTGATTGTCACCGCTGGAGGTGAGAATGTGGCCCCCGTTATTATTGAAGAAACTCTCAAAGGAGAGCTCCCCTGCATAGGAAACTGCATGCTTATAGGAGACCGGAGAAAGTTTCTGTCTGCGCTGCTGACCATGAAG ACTGACATGGACATGGATACGGGTGAGCCCATGGGCACCCTACAACCACTAGCGCTCGATTGGTGCAAAAGCGTGGGATCTCAAGCGAAAACAACTCGAGATATTTTAGAAGGACCCGATGAGAAGGTGATGAGGGCCATACAAGCAGGGATCGACAGAACGAACAGCAAGGCCATTTCGAATGCCCAGAGGATTCAGAAGTGGCAGATCTTGCCCAAGGACTTCTCCATACCTGGAGGTGAACTTG GACCGAcgatgaaagtgaagagatccTTCGTAGCCGAGAAGTATTCCGACATCATTGAAAGACTCTACGATGTATGA